One window from the genome of Populus alba chromosome 15, ASM523922v2, whole genome shotgun sequence encodes:
- the LOC118057472 gene encoding altered inheritance rate of mitochondria protein 25, which yields MNWAKRLHLFAKTYKTESWIKNTIASHRFGHTSNVTSDPHLSRKFLAQLWVADREMEKFAKRKTTQKKTVKSKAAAAAVYDSHPVGKWFSDATVTENPPPSQSLSGFLEPGFPEEARVAPLLARSNLLITRDIEWANLVLGFEQENRYAIVDVCYPKSPVGFIREQSNVIARQLLRLRRPFVAYITDSMGNELFRVRRPFWWLTSSIYAEIDGKEIGVVHRRWHLWRRIYDLYLGNKQFAVVENPGLWNWTFTLKDINGEVLAQIDRDWRGFGFEIFTDAGQYVIRFGSSDPNSKIGPARTIQELEVTRPLTLAERAVAVALAISLDNDYFSRHGGFGLPFVEVGE from the exons ATGAATTGGGCAAAGCGTTTGCATTTGTTTGCCAAGACTTACAAAACTGAATCGTGGATAAAAAATACCATTGCTTCTCACCGATTTGGACATACTAGTAATGTTACCTCCGATCCTCACTTGAGTAGAAAGTTTCTAGCGCAGCTCTGGGTTGCTGATAGGGAAATGGAAAAATTTGCTAAACGAAAAACAACCCAGAAAAAGACTGTTAAGAGCAAGgcggctgctgctgctgtataTGATTCACACCCAGTTGGAAAATGGTTTTCTGATGCAACTGTTACAGAGAACCCTCCTCCCAGTCAATCTCTTTCTGGGTTTTTAGAGCCAGGATTTCCTGAGGAG GCACGGGTAGCACCTCTTCTGGCTAGGTCCAATTTGCTTATTACCAGGGATATAGAGTGGGCAAATCTTGTACTTGGTTTTGAGCAG GAGAACCGTTATGCAATAGTAGACGTGTGCTACCCGAAGTCA CCTGTAGGTTTTATACGTGAGCAAAGTAATGTAATTGCCAGACAG CTCCTTCGCCTAAGGCGCCCTTTTGTTGCTTACATAACTGATTCTATGGGTAATGAGCTGTTTAGG gTTCGGAGGCCTTTCTGGTGGTTAACGAGCTCAATTTATGCAGAGATTGATGGTAAG GAAATCGGTGTTGTTCACAGACGATGGCACTTGTGGAGAAGGATATATGATTTGTACTTGGG AAATAAGCAGTTTGCAGTAGTTGAAAATCCTGGTTTATGGAACTGGACCTTTACCCTCAAGGACATTAATGGGGAAGTGCTGGCTCAAATAGATCGTGATTGGAGGGGTTTTGGATTTGAG ATCTTTACTGATGCTGGTCAGTACGTGATAAGATTCGGGAGTTCAGATCCCAACTCGAAAATTGGCCCTGCTAGAACG ATTCAAGAGTTGGAAGTAACCCGTCCACTGACTCTGGCAGAGAGAGCTGTAGCTGTTGCTCTTGCTATTTCGTTGGATAATGATTACTTTTCAAGACATGGTGGCTT TGGACTTCCTTTTGTTGAAGTTGGCGAGTAG
- the LOC118057471 gene encoding small ribosomal subunit protein eS4z — protein sequence MARGLKKHLKRLNAPKHWMLDKLGGAFAPKPSSGPHKSRECLPLILILRNRLKYALTYREVIAILMQRHVFVDGKVRTDKTYPSGFMDVVSIPKTNESFRLLYDTKGRFRLHSLREDEAKFKLCKVRSVQFGQKGIPYLNTYDGRTIRYPDPLIKANDTIKLDLENYKIVDFIKFDVGNVVMVTGGRNRGRVGVIKNREKHKGSFETIHVQDATGHEFATRLGNVFTIGKGTKPWVSLPKGKGIKLSIIEEAKKRLAASQNAA from the exons ATG GCTAGAGGATTGAAGAAGCACTTGAAGAGGCTCAATGCCCCTAAACATTGGATGCTTGACAAACTTGGTGGTGCATTT GCACCCAAGCCATCTTCTGGACCCCATAAGTCCAGAGAATGCTTGCCTCTCATTCTTATTCTGCGAAACAGGCTAAAGTATGCTCTCACATACCGTGAAGTAATTGCTATTTTGATGCAGAGACATGTCTTTGTTGATGGCAAGGTCAGGACCGATAAAACTTACCCATCTGGTTTCATGG ATGTTGTATCAATCCCAAAGACAAACGAGAGCTTCCGACTCCTCTATGACACCAAAGGCCGCTTCCGTCTCCACTCCCTCAGAGAAGATGAGGCCAAG TTTAAGCTTTGCAAAGTTCGGTCTGTTCAGTTTGGGCAGAAAGGCATCCCTTACCTGAACACCTATGATGGGCGCACTATCCGCTACCCAGACCCACTCATCAAGGCCAATGACACCATCAAGCTGGACCTAGAGAATTACAAGATAGTAGACTTCATCAAGTTTGACGTGGGAAATGTTGTAATGGTCACTGGAGGAAGGAACAGAGGCCGAGTTGGAGTAATCAAGAACAGGGAGAAGCATAAGGGAAGCTTTGAGACAATTCATGTTCAAGATGCCACTGGCCATGAGTTCGCCACCCGCCTGGGCAATGTGTTCACCATTGGAAAGGGCACCAAACCATGGGTTTCTCTTCCCAAGGGCAAGGGTATCAAGTTGTCTATCATTGAGGAGGCTAAAAAGAGGCTTGCAGCATCCCAAAATGCTGCATGA